Within Anopheles ziemanni chromosome 2, idAnoZiCoDA_A2_x.2, whole genome shotgun sequence, the genomic segment CCTAGTCTACGCCGTGATGGCCAGCCCGGAGGTGCTGAAGAAGGCGGGCCGTAAATGCCCCGACACACCGGTAAATATGGCACACACCGGAGCAAATAACCGGAACCGGACGATGCGAGAGGAGTGGAGCGGACAATTTTATATGCTCTCCATCCGGCTTCCATTCAAATGTGTGCGGTGTAGTAATGTTGCATTTTATGTGCTCTTTTTTCCTGCCTTTGCTCctcgattttctttttaggAACGAATGAATCTGGTAGATTTGATGTGTGAGTTTGTGGAGGCCATGAATCCTTCGTTGCATCTATCGAAGTAAGTACCCCTGTTTGGCGGGCACGGTCGGCAAAGGGACGATGGAATATTTTatctataatttttatgtttcctaCACATCGCGAGAGGGATGTTCCCGATCCCTTCGGTTTATGTTTCGCCTTTGCAAAATATTTGCGCTAGCTTGTATGCTTAATGTTCATGCAAATATTATTATCTAACCATATTACAGTCGTTGCCATCAAACTTTATCTCGAAAGAAGTTTGTAAGGCTCCTTTTTGCAACATTTGTCTCTAAGGCGTCAGGTATTGTCTCGTAGTCACATACTTTGATCTCTTaccgaaaacaagaaaaaagggtTGTAGTTTTCGTAGATAATCACATTAAATATGAATAAGTTAATGCTTGTCAACCCAACTTCTGCCAATTACCATGTAATTGTCAACGATAATCGTCGATAAATCGAgtacatttttctttatgcatttCGAAATTCGTAGGCAAGCGATTTGCGCAAAATTAGGCATAATTTGCGTTTCGCACACTGATTTATTAAATAGCTCTGAGTATTAAAAAGAAAGAgtcaaatttgaaattgcGAGACAAAAACAGATGAACGCGAGACAAAAACTGTTTAGTTAGAGGCAAACTCAGATGACTTTAGAGGCATAGTGTATgagctatttaaaaaaatgctacCTTAgttcatcagatgatgctccaTTTCATTCATGGGGTGGATTAGAGTGAAAGTTAAATGGCAACGACTGCATGAGCTCCGATTTCCCAACCGTACTGTTGTGGGAGAGGCTATCgatattgattttttgttttattttacgacaCGCAATTAATCCGACCTCACTTCGTTTCAGGAAACCCGAAATACTCAAAGATCGCGATCTGTCTGGCGAGCTGAAGGACGTGTGGAGTGCGGTGCAGGCGTGCCGTGATAAGGGCCGCTCCGATAACGGACCGCCGGAGAATCTAGTCGTGTACACCGAGTTCGGCCCGGACAGTGCACCCAGCTACGAGCAAACTAttcaccagcaacagcagcagcagcagctggagcAGCATtatcagcagcatcaacagcagcatcaacagcagcagcagcagctcgcaGAGCAGCAATGCCTAGCAAACTATCAGTCAATGTTTCCCCAAGCATATTCACAAGAAGTACAAAGTGCAATTAGTAGCCAGGTGCCCGAGGCACGGGACGTCATCGAGCAGCGCTcggcagtagcagcagcaaccggctCTGCCGAACCGGACGGTTCCACCAATGGCATCAACACAACAACCAGCAGACCTCCCGCAGCAGCCACCGGCACCGGCAACGGCGACGAAGAGTTGGCGAAGCAAATCGAAAGTCTGAAACTGTCCTCTAGTGCCCATCGGACCAACGGAGGACTGCCAGCGGATGGTGCGAGCGGCTCGCAACATTCAGCAATCGCAACTTCATTAtcatcaacaacagcaacaacaaccatgacctcgtcttcttcttcctcaaCCGTGCCACAAACGCAAACATCGCCTACTGCGACGAACGCGGCTCCAGTGAAAGAACCGACGACGAAAAACTCGACGGGGCACACCTTTTTTCCGATGTTTCGCTCGTCGAAGAGCAGCAATAGCAGTAACGGTAGCAGCGTCAGTACTAGTGGTAGTAATAATGCTAACGGCACTGGTGGTGGTGCCACAAACGCACAACACAATGCATCCACGGCTCCAACGGACGCGAAGGGAGTGACGGTAAATGGCGGCACAGACACAcccgatggtgatggtggaggtggaggcgCCGCATCCCCCAAGACCACGAAACCGGCCGGCAAAAAGAGTGGCCTGTACTTCTTCCGGCGGAACAAATCCTctacgtcgtcgtcgtcgtcatcgtcgtcggccGACAGTAAGAAGGAACCACCTTCCACGCCAACCAAGCAGCAACCTCCGGCAGCGAGTGTCACTCTACCGGCGGCCCTAACGTCTGCGGCCTCAGCTCCAGCTACGCCTGCCGCAACCGGAGCCGCCTGTATCGGGTCGTCCGACTCGAAGCTTATCTATCAGTATCATCTCGACGCGGGAACCAATGGTAACGGTGGTGGGGGTGtcgtcggtggcggtggtaACGGCACTGGAGGTGCGGGAGGTGGTGGCGCGGGGGATATCATCGAAACCGCCAACTCGGCCACCACCATAGTAGCGAAGTAGGTCGAAGACAAGTCGCCTCAGTAATCGTCTCAATCAGCCAGCCTTGTTTTGAGGTCGGTAGATTAAGGGGTCGAAGGATTGCACTATACTTGGCATGTGATATTTTCGGCTGGGCAGGACC encodes:
- the LOC131288565 gene encoding putative mediator of RNA polymerase II transcription subunit 26, which codes for MVEASVPRLVCSGSRIDPAVMNASPELGLTIRQSSPKHDYHHQNGPLNATMEYQHYGGGNVGQQQQQQQQQQQQQQQQQQDLTIDGIPNNFPHRRSRASRTFKNPPQPHMCIKEKTLDGKEVFINVLSWTRIANPDNPDAPIPLYGGMKVGKMPPGSPKVPPLVYAVMASPEVLKKAGRKCPDTPERMNLVDLMCEFVEAMNPSLHLSKKPEILKDRDLSGELKDVWSAVQACRDKGRSDNGPPENLVVYTEFGPDSAPSYEQTIHQQQQQQQLEQHYQQHQQQHQQQQQQLAEQQCLANYQSMFPQAYSQEVQSAISSQVPEARDVIEQRSAVAAATGSAEPDGSTNGINTTTSRPPAAATGTGNGDEELAKQIESLKLSSSAHRTNGGLPADGASGSQHSAIATSLSSTTATTTMTSSSSSSTVPQTQTSPTATNAAPVKEPTTKNSTGHTFFPMFRSSKSSNSSNGSSVSTSGSNNANGTGGGATNAQHNASTAPTDAKGVTVNGGTDTPDGDGGGGGAASPKTTKPAGKKSGLYFFRRNKSSTSSSSSSSSADSKKEPPSTPTKQQPPAASVTLPAALTSAASAPATPAATGAACIGSSDSKLIYQYHLDAGTNGNGGGGVVGGGGNGTGGAGGGGAGDIIETANSATTIVAK